AAAAGGTCTAATAATTTACAGTCTCGCTCTTGAAAGCGCAATAGGTCCGCTTCTTGCAATTTCTTTAATTCCGTAAGGACGAAGCAAATCTATAAAACTTAACAAACGGTCTGCGGTTTCGCTTAACTCTATTGTCATTTCATTCTGCGACACCGCAAGAACAAAGCCGTGAAAAATCTGTACAATACCAACTATTTCGTGACGCTTTGCCGCCGTTACGTTTACGGTCAAAAGCATTAACTCACGTTCGACCCGCTCGTTTTCACTGAAATCCAAAACTTTTACTACGTCTATGAGTTTGTTCAGTTGTTTGGTAATCTGGTCGATTTCTTTGTTGTCACCGCTCACGACAATCGTCATCCTCGAAAGCGTAGGGTCGTCCGTTTCTGCGACGGATAAACTGCTTATGTTAAATCCTCGCGCCGAAAACAATCCCGAAATACGCGATAACGCGCCGCTATGGTTTTCAACTAAAACCGAAATCGTATGTTTGCTCATAAATATATCTCCTTTTTGTTTCTAAATTATTCGGTTATCACTGCAGAGAACGGCTTGCCGGCGGGAATCATCGGTAAAACATTTTCCTCAGGGTCAATCATAATTTCCAAAAAAACCGCACCTTCCGTTTGGATCGCCCATTTAATAGCGTTACGCACTTCGTTGGGTTTTGTAATTCTTTTGGACGGGATGTCGTAACTTTCGGCAAGTTTAACGAAATCGGGAATATACGGAACGGTTTTCTTTTTCGTGTGTCCGTCTTCCGCTCTTTCCTTGGATGAAACAGTCATATTCACCGAACTGTAACGCTTGTCGAAAAACATTCCCTGCCATTGACGAACCATTCCCAAATATTCGTTGTTGAGAACGATAGTTTTCACCGCAATATCGTTAAGTCTTATCGTCGCCAATTCCTGAATATTCATTTGTATCCCTCCGTCGCCGCAAATCGACCAGACTACGCCGTTTATTCCCCTTGCCGCTCCCATAGCCGCAGGAAGCCCGTAGCCCATAGTTCCAAGTCCGCCGGACGACAAAAATTTTCGCGGCGTATCAAACCTGTAATACTGCGCCGCCCACATTTGATTCTGCCCGACATCCGTAGCAACGACCGCAGCGCCCTTTGTTTCTTCGTAAAGCGTCTCAACGACAAACTGCGGCTTAATTACAGTATCGCTGCGCTTATACCAAAAATGCTTTCCTTCAGTCCATTTCTCAATTTTCCCAGCCCATTCGACGTAATCTCCACTTTTAACTATTTTGTTCAATTCGCAAAGCACGCTTTTTGCATCGCCGACAACGGGAATATTCGCCGTAATAATTTTGGAAATTTCCGCAGGATCTACATCTATATGAACAATTTCCGCATTTGGAGCGAACTGCTCAATATTTCCGGCTACGCGGTCGTCAAAACGAACCCCTACGGCGATAATCAAATCGCTGCCGTGAAGCGCCGTGTTAGCCGCTACGCTTCCGTGCATCCCAACCATCCCCAAATATTGTTTGTGGTTTCCAGGAAACGCTCCAAGTCCCATAAGCGTAGCAGCGACCGGAATTTGTGTTTTTTCGGCAAATTCCAATAATTCTTTGTGCGCGTTTGAAAGTATTATTCCGCCGCCCGCATAAATAATCGGCTGCTTTGCTTTGGAAATAGCCTCCGCCGCTCTTTTTATCTGTTTGATATTTCCGTTATACGTAGGCTTGTAACTGCGAATCTCAACGTTTTCAAGATAAATATCCTTACTGTCGGTAATTGTCTCAACAGTCGCATCTTTCGTAATATCCACAAGAACAGGTCCTGGACGTCCGGTTTTTGCTATGTGAAACGCCTTACTGATTGTCGGCGCAATGTCTTCTATATTCTTCACTAGAAAATTGTGCTTTGTAACGGAACGTGTAATTCCCACCATATCCGCTTCCTGAAAAGCGTCCGTACCAAGCAGTGCGCCAGGAACTTGTCCGGTAATCGCTACAACAGGAATTGAATCCAAATGCGCCGTAGCAATTCCGGTAACCAAATTGGTGGCGCCGGGTCCAGAAGTCGCCAGACAAACGCCGACCTTTCCCGTCGCTCTTGCATATCCGTCGGCGGCATGAGCGGCTCCCTGCTCGTGGCGAGTCAAAATCACGTCAATGTCCTTACAATCGTAAAGCGCGTCGAAAATCGGAATTACCTGCCCGCCCGGATAGCCGAAAATTACATTGACGCCTTCTTTACGTAAAGCGTTTATTAAAATCTCACTGCCCTTAATTTTTTTCGTTCCAACCATAATGTTCTCCTCTATGAAATAATTTGCCAAAACAAAAAAGCCCGTTCTACTTGTGAAACGGGCTTTAAACATTATACATAAAAACCGCCCGTAACTCACACTCCAAAGAGCAAAAGCATTGACACGACGACGGATAAATTTTCCATATTTATAGTTTTCATAGCGGCTAAAATAATATATTTCATGAAATAAAAGGAGGAATTATTAGAAAAATAATAGAAAAATTATTTTTCTTTGCTTTTATGTCGATTTTAATATTATATTGTATCTAACAAAGCGCATATTTATGTTTTATGTGTTTTGTTTTTTAACACTATACAATGGAGGATAATATGGAAATTACAGAGATTCGTATTACACCAAGAGACGGCGAAGGCCGGCTTAAAGGATTCGCAAATATAACTTTCGACGATAGCTTTGTAGTTAGAGGAATCAGAATAGTTGAAGGAGATGACGGCTTATTTGTATCTATGCCGAGTCATCGAAAACCGGACGGAACGTATCAGGATATTGCGCATCCTATTAACAACGAAACTAGAAGTTTAATCGAAAGTCGTATTATTGGTGCATACAATAATGCAATTGCCGATGGAATTAAGGCTGAAGAATGAGTTAGTTAACGCTTTTCCAAATAGAATTAACTAACATAAAGCTTGTTGTCTTATAACGCAAATTAAACGGAGGTTTATTTTGGAAGAATTGGTTTATAAGAAAAATACGGCTGGACAATGGCTTGTTCTTCCCGAAGAGAAGAAAAAAGCCATTAGTGATTTTTTGGAAGGTGCGGAAAGATACGAAGGAACTCTTGGTCTTGTCGGCGACACCGCTGAGTTTTATGTTGAAAAGGTAAAACCGGAGATGGTATCCGTTGAAGGCGCTAAAGCCGCTTTACGTTCCATATCCGACCAA
The Chitinispirillales bacterium genome window above contains:
- the ilvN gene encoding acetolactate synthase small subunit — translated: MSKHTISVLVENHSGALSRISGLFSARGFNISSLSVAETDDPTLSRMTIVVSGDNKEIDQITKQLNKLIDVVKVLDFSENERVERELMLLTVNVTAAKRHEIVGIVQIFHGFVLAVSQNEMTIELSETADRLLSFIDLLRPYGIKEIARSGPIALSRARL
- the ilvB gene encoding biosynthetic-type acetolactate synthase large subunit, whose protein sequence is MVGTKKIKGSEILINALRKEGVNVIFGYPGGQVIPIFDALYDCKDIDVILTRHEQGAAHAADGYARATGKVGVCLATSGPGATNLVTGIATAHLDSIPVVAITGQVPGALLGTDAFQEADMVGITRSVTKHNFLVKNIEDIAPTISKAFHIAKTGRPGPVLVDITKDATVETITDSKDIYLENVEIRSYKPTYNGNIKQIKRAAEAISKAKQPIIYAGGGIILSNAHKELLEFAEKTQIPVAATLMGLGAFPGNHKQYLGMVGMHGSVAANTALHGSDLIIAVGVRFDDRVAGNIEQFAPNAEIVHIDVDPAEISKIITANIPVVGDAKSVLCELNKIVKSGDYVEWAGKIEKWTEGKHFWYKRSDTVIKPQFVVETLYEETKGAAVVATDVGQNQMWAAQYYRFDTPRKFLSSGGLGTMGYGLPAAMGAARGINGVVWSICGDGGIQMNIQELATIRLNDIAVKTIVLNNEYLGMVRQWQGMFFDKRYSSVNMTVSSKERAEDGHTKKKTVPYIPDFVKLAESYDIPSKRITKPNEVRNAIKWAIQTEGAVFLEIMIDPEENVLPMIPAGKPFSAVITE
- the spoVG gene encoding septation regulator SpoVG, which gives rise to MEITEIRITPRDGEGRLKGFANITFDDSFVVRGIRIVEGDDGLFVSMPSHRKPDGTYQDIAHPINNETRSLIESRIIGAYNNAIADGIKAEE